The genomic interval CATGTTGGCCATCGCGGCCGCGTTCGGCTGGTACGGGGTGTAGTTGTAGAGCGCCGCGGTCGCGTAATTCTGGACGTAAACCGCCGAGCTACCGCACGCCGCGTTCGGATGCCATTGGATCTGGTGCACGCCGGGCTGACGCCCGAAACGGCTCGCCTTGTAGGTGTTGAGCTGGAGCGTGCCCGCGTAGACCTGATTCCCAAAGCCGAGCGTCGTCGGCGCACACGGCGCTGTGTCCGGGCACGCATAGCCCATCGCGCGGTCGAGCGCCGTCTGCGAGGGGTTGCGGGCCGTGATGAGCCCCTGCTCCTTGTGCAGAGTGACGAGGATCACCTTGGCGCTGATGCCGCAGGAGGTCTGCGCGCGATAGATGATCGTCGAGGCGAGAAGCGAGGAACCGCCCTCGAATGCTTCACACTTCACGTTCCCGGTGTCAGCAGAGATCGATCGGGCTCGGCTTCCGACGCTGAACGTCATCCCCGCGAGGGCGCTGCCCTTCGCAACGAGGAAGGCCTGGATGTCGCTCTCGCTCATCGCAGTGCGGTCGTAGAACAGCGTGTCACTGATGATCACGCCGGGGTTGAAGTCCGCCGCTGCGACTGCCTCAGCGGGCTCGGGCGCGTCGGCGGACACGAAAACGGCGCTCAGCAGGGTCACCGCCAGCACCGTGCTCACGATACCCCGAATTCGATGCTTCATCGCGTTGCCACGTCTGCTCTCCCGCATGGTTCCCCGCTGTCCTGCCTCCGACGAGGCTCTCTCTATATTGACGGGAGGGCAACCCCTCGGTCGTACGACGCGCCTGTGTGGCGGGGTCAGTCGATGAGGCTCGCGATGTGCGCAGCGATTTCCAGAGCGCTCGTCGCGGCGGGGGAAGGCGCATTGAGAACGTGGATCTGGTTGCGATTCTGCTGGATCACGAAATCGTCGACGAGGCGCCCGTCGCGGCTGAACGCCTGCGCACGGACTCCCGCCCCCGACGGTACGAGGTCGCGGGTGGTGATCTCAGGTACGAGCCGAGCGAGGTCACGCGCGAAGGTCTTCTGGGAGAACGACCGCACGATCTCGTTCATGCCCGTCCCGACGTTCTGTGATGCGAACCTGAGGAAGCCGGGGTAGCTGAGCGTGGCGAACACGTCGCGCGGCGAGATCTTCGTCCACGTGTAGCCCTCGCGCGCGAGCGCCAGCACGGCGTTGGGGCCGGCGTGCACCGCGCCGTCGATCATGCGCGTCAGGTGGACCCCGAGGAACGGCATGTCCGGATCCGGAACGGGGTAGATGAGTCCCTGCACCAGGTGCTTGCTGGAGTCGCTGAGCTCGAAGTACTCGCCGCGGAACGGAACGATCCGCACCTCGGGTGTGAAGCCCGCGAGACGGGCGACCGAGTCACTGTGCAGTCCGGCCGCGTTGATGAGCAGGTCGGAGGTGACCTCGCCGTTGTCGTGGCCGACGACCACCTGGGATCCGGAGTTGCGGATCGAGCGCACCGTGGTGCCGAGGAGCAGCTCCGCGCCATCGGCGGCGGCGAGCTCCGCCAGCTTCGCGGAGACGGCCTTGTAGTCGATGATGCCCGTGTTCTCAACGCGCAGCGCCTTGACGCCGCCGACGTGCGGCTCGAACTCGCGTGCCTCCTCCATCGAGATCAGTCGGCACGTCACGCCGTTCGCCGAGGCCCGCGCGGCGAGGGCGTCGAGACGCGCCACTTGGTCGTCGGCCGTGGCGACGATGAGCTTGCCGTTCTTCTCGTGGGCGATGCCATGCTCGCGGGCGAACTCGGTCATGGAGACGTTGCCGGCGAGGCACATGGTCGCCTTGAGCGAGCCGGGCTTGTAGTACGGCCCGGCGTGGATGACGCCCGAGTTGTGCCCGGTCTGATGCGCAGCCCAGTGCGCTTCCTTCTCGAGCACGGTCACGCCGAATCCGCTCGAAGAGAGGCGGTGGGCGAGGGCGAGCCCGATGATCCCTCCGCCGATAATCGTGACAGTTCTGCGCGTCACTTCTCGTCTCCAGTTCTGTTGTGCTCGGCGCCAAGAGCGCGCCGATAGTCGTTGGCGATGCGGGTGGCGATCTGACGTGGACCGTGCCAGCGCTCTGCGAAAGCGCGGCTCCTCCGCGCATGCTCGAGGAGCTCCGCGCGAGGCATATCAAGTATGCGCCGCAGCGTCTGCGTGATCGTTGTGGGCGTCGCGACGAGGAGCGGCAGCTCTTCGGCCATCCCCGCGGGCAGGTGCACCAGATCCTGCTCGCGAATGTAGGCGACGACCGGCTTGCCGAGCGCCATCGCCTCGAGCGCGACCCCGCCGTACCATCCGGCATACAGCTGGTCGATGACGACGTCGGCGCCGGCGTAGCGTGCGAGCGCCTCGTCGTTGCCGATGCCCTCGATCAGATCGACATCGAAGTCGCGGCCTTCGGCACGCAGCTCGTCGAGGGCCCCGAGGATGAGGTCGGTTCCCTTCACCCGCCGGTTGCTCGGCGCGTGGGCGAACACGAGCCGCTCGTGCTGCTCCTGGGTGTAGGCGGGGGCGATCGCGTCGAGATCGATGTGCCCATACGGCACGAACTCGGCCGACGGCGGGAGCACATGCATGAGGTCGGGGTTGACCGCGTAGATGCCCGCGGCGCGCGCGGCGAGGAACGCGATCTGCCGACGCTTCCGTTCGTCGGACTCGGGGGTGTAGTAGCCCGGCGGAACCTGCGTGGCGATGCTGATCTCGAAGTGTTCGAGCGAGTAGTCGCCCTGCCGCGCGTCGTCGCCCTGATAGTGCACGAAGAACGGGATCCCGCGCATCCGGAGAACGCCGAGCTCGATCCGCTGCAGCGCGCCGAGCGCGAGGTTGACGAGCCGCGCCGCGATGCGTCCAGCAGCGCCGCGGCCGGCCAGCGGAAGCCGCGCCGAGAAGAGCGTGCTGCCGAAGTTGTAGTGCACCACGTCCCAGCGCCCGAATACGTACCGCAGCGCCGCGATCGCCTTCAGCGCCCGGACCGGAGAGGGGAGGCTCTCGTCGGCGATGACGCGGTCAGCCGGATAGTTGAGGTAGTTCTGCGTGATCGTCCAGACCTCGGACTCGATCCCCAGCTGCCGCAGCTGATGACTAAGACCGGAGGGATTGCCCCCGACTGTTGTTGGAAGGTGGAGGACCCGCATCAGCCGCGGATGTCGGCGAGCGCATCACGGAGTGTGATGGTCGGCCGAGCAAGCAGCTCGCTCATCCGGTCGATCGATGCGATCAAGTCGGTGGCCGGTCCCTCGCTCCCCTCAAAGACGGCAGCGCGGCCAAGGTCGCTCGCGAAGATCTCGCCCACCTCGCGCAGCGAGACCACCTGCGGCCCCGCGATGTTGGAGGTGGTGCGTCCTTCGACCGCGGCAGCCGCGATCGTGGCGGCGGCGGCGTCCGCCGCGTGCACCGGGTTGATGCGCATGCCGTGCTCGCCCTGCAGAGTGATGGCCTCGCCGTTGCGCACGCGGTCGTACAGTCGCGGCACGAGCATGCCGCGGGCCTGGTCAGGGCCATAGATGAAGAAGTAGCGCAGGCACGCGGTCGAGAATTCGGAGGCGTAGCTGTTGACGAGGGCCTCGCTCGAGAGCTTGGTGCC from Salinibacterium sp. ZJ70 carries:
- a CDS encoding glycosyltransferase family 4 protein, with product MRVLHLPTTVGGNPSGLSHQLRQLGIESEVWTITQNYLNYPADRVIADESLPSPVRALKAIAALRYVFGRWDVVHYNFGSTLFSARLPLAGRGAAGRIAARLVNLALGALQRIELGVLRMRGIPFFVHYQGDDARQGDYSLEHFEISIATQVPPGYYTPESDERKRRQIAFLAARAAGIYAVNPDLMHVLPPSAEFVPYGHIDLDAIAPAYTQEQHERLVFAHAPSNRRVKGTDLILGALDELRAEGRDFDVDLIEGIGNDEALARYAGADVVIDQLYAGWYGGVALEAMALGKPVVAYIREQDLVHLPAGMAEELPLLVATPTTITQTLRRILDMPRAELLEHARRSRAFAERWHGPRQIATRIANDYRRALGAEHNRTGDEK
- the lhgO gene encoding L-2-hydroxyglutarate oxidase codes for the protein MTRRTVTIIGGGIIGLALAHRLSSSGFGVTVLEKEAHWAAHQTGHNSGVIHAGPYYKPGSLKATMCLAGNVSMTEFAREHGIAHEKNGKLIVATADDQVARLDALAARASANGVTCRLISMEEAREFEPHVGGVKALRVENTGIIDYKAVSAKLAELAAADGAELLLGTTVRSIRNSGSQVVVGHDNGEVTSDLLINAAGLHSDSVARLAGFTPEVRIVPFRGEYFELSDSSKHLVQGLIYPVPDPDMPFLGVHLTRMIDGAVHAGPNAVLALAREGYTWTKISPRDVFATLSYPGFLRFASQNVGTGMNEIVRSFSQKTFARDLARLVPEITTRDLVPSGAGVRAQAFSRDGRLVDDFVIQQNRNQIHVLNAPSPAATSALEIAAHIASLID
- a CDS encoding NAD(P)-dependent oxidoreductase, whose product is MKTALVTGAAGLLGKATVDALADAGVEVHALVRDASQGFRDDVQFHSGDLSQPIDSSALPAQVDAIFHLAQAREFRDFPGGAPATFAINVASTVGLLDYAGKAGASSFVYASSGGVYEGAAGEPLTEDAPVQRPEKLGFYLGTKLSSEALVNSYASEFSTACLRYFFIYGPDQARGMLVPRLYDRVRNGEAITLQGEHGMRINPVHAADAAAATIAAAAVEGRTTSNIAGPQVVSLREVGEIFASDLGRAAVFEGSEGPATDLIASIDRMSELLARPTITLRDALADIRG